One segment of Pempheris klunzingeri isolate RE-2024b chromosome 20, fPemKlu1.hap1, whole genome shotgun sequence DNA contains the following:
- the LOC139220416 gene encoding potassium channel subfamily K member 1-like, translated as MARDRACSWCAQFVERHQSALNFALLVVCYILFLLFGAGIFSAIELPYEHNLRQELKAARQDFLTNNTCVSDARLEELLVRALEANNYGVSVLGNDTDRNWDFVSSLFFTSTVLTTTGYGHTVPLSDEGKAFCIFYSLFGIPITLFFLSVVVQRIMVVVTRRPVLYFHRRWAMSKSKLAAIHATCLTIIMTLLLLIIPAWIFISLEKDWGFLESLYFCFISLTTIGLGDYVPGETHSKEANPHPQLYRLAITIYLLLGLVCVLVVLETCCELPQMRRLRQRFYQENVRDLDSETTNIIDRDYTSDQLTDPDHVMDPQPVIPSVSEQAASLRRDSKSQPYMPASGPAADRRLT; from the exons ATGGCGCGGGACCGTGCGTGCAGCTGGTGCGCGCAGTTTGTGGAGCGGCACCAGTCAGCGCTGAATTTCGCGCTGCTGGTGGTTTGTTAcatccttttcctcctctttggcGCCGGGATCTTCTCCGCCATCGAGCTGCCCTACGAGCACAATCTCCGGCAGGAGCTGAAGGCGGCCCGGCAGGACTTCCTGACCAACAACACCTGTGTGTCCGACGCGCGCCTGGAGGAGCTTCTGGTCCGCGCGCTGGAGGCCAATAACTATGGAGTGTCCGTGCTGGGGAACGACACCGACCGCAACTGGGACTTTGTGTCCTCCCTGTTCTTCACCAGCACCGTGCTGACCACAACAG GTTATGGCCACACTGTTCCTCTCTCAGACGAAGGGAAGGCCTTCTGCATCTTCTACTCCCTCTTCGGCATCCCCATtaccctcttcttcctctctgtggtgGTGCAGAGGATTATGGTTGTGGTGACTCGACGTCCAGTGTTGTACTTCCACCGTCGTTGGGCCATGTCTAAATCGAAGCTAGCCGCCATACACGCTACCTGCCTGACAATCATCATgactctgctcctcctcattaTTCCTGCGTGGATCTTCATCAGCCTGGAGAAGGACTGGGGCTTTCTGGAGTCtctgtatttctgtttcatCTCCCTGACTACCATTGGCCTCGGGGATTACGTCCCCGGAGAGACCCACAGTAAAGAGGCCAACCCACACCCACAGCTGTACAGGCTGGCCATTACAA TCTACCTGCTGCTGGGCTTGGTGTGCGTCCTGGTGGTGCTGGAGACGTGTTGCGAACTTCCCCAGATGAGACGCCTCAGACAGAGGTTCTACCAAGAAAACGTTCGCGACCTGGACTCTGAGACCACCAACATCATCGACCGGGATTATACGAGTGACCAGCTGACCGACCCGGATCACGTGATGGATCCCCAACCAGTTATCCCCTCTGTGTCAGAACAGGCTGCGTCCCTACGGCGGGACAGCAAGTCACAGCCTTACATGCCAGCATCAGGACCTGCTGCTGACAGAAGACTGACATGA